A window of Aequoribacter fuscus genomic DNA:
ATTAGATTGCACTTCGGCGTTGGCAATCAGGGCGATGCCAGCATTGTTGATGACGATATCAACTCCGCCGAAGACACTCAGAATCTGATCGCGCCAGGCATTGACTGCCTCGAAGTCGCTGACATCGAGTTCGTTTGTTAAGCAGTGTGTTGCATCCAGCCCGAGCTCTAAACGCAGTGCCTCTATCGCCGCTAGGTTGATGTCGGCAAGGGCGAGCCGATAGCCACGGCGATTGGCAAGCTGCGCCAACGCGCGACCAATACCGCTTCCCGCGCCGGTAATGGCAATAATTGGGTTTGACACGATGTTCTCCTTGTTATTTTTGACCTGCTACTCTATCATGCGCGCTTAAATGTACGAGCTAAAAATTATTCAATTAGAACATCTTGAGGCCTCTTCCGGTCCCTTGTTCAATTGTCGTTAAAAGCGAGGTCCGGTTTTACCGATCTCGCTTTTTTTGAGCCTGCATAACCGAGTTTTTGCGTTTAAATCAGGAGGTGTCTTTGTTCACGCCAGCCATACTCGCCCTTGAAAATGGTCGTGTGTTTCGAGGAGAAGCGATTGGAGCAACAGGTTCAGTCGTAGGGGAAGTGGTTTTTAATACCGCGATGACAGGATACCAAGAGATCCTTACCGACCCGTCTTACGCCAAACAGATTGTCACTTTAACTTACCCTCACATCGGCAACACCGGTTGTAACAGCGAGGATGAAGAAGCAAGTGCGGTGTGGGCGCAGGGCCTGGTCATTCGCGATTTACCCCTACTTGCCAGTAACTACCGTTCTGAAGAAGATTTGGCGTCGTATTTAAAGCGACACAATATTCTGGGTATCGCTGAAATCGACACCCGTGCGCTGACGCAAGTGCTGCGCGAACAGGGCGCGTTAGCGGGCTGTATCATGACGGGTGAAAACATCGATGAAGAAGCCGCATTGGCTCAGGCTAAAGCCTTTGCGGGCTTGAAAGGCATGGATCTGGCGCAAGAAGTGACCACGCAAGAAACCTTTGCTTGGACACACGGCAGCTGGGTGTGGAACCAAGGCTTTAGTGAACTGCAAGATGAACGCTTTCACGTGGTAGCCTACGACTTCGGTGCCAAGCGCAATATTTTACGCATGTTGGTCGACAGAGGCTGTCGTTTGACGGTGGTGCCGGCGAAAACGCCTGCTGCTGAGGTGTTGACGATGAACCCCGACGGTGTGTTTTTATCCAATGGCCCCGGTGACCCAGAGCCATGCACTTATGCCATCGAAGCCATTCAGCAGATACTAAAAACCGATATCCCCGTTTTTGGTATTTGCTTGGGCCACCAATTGCTCGGTCTTGCCAGCGGTGCTAAGACCTTAAAAATGAAATTCGGCCACCATGGTGCCAATCACCCCGTCCAGGATTTACGTGATAAGACGGTAATGATTACCAGTCAGAACCACGGTTTTGCGATTGACGAAAACAACATGCCCGAGTGCCTCGAGGTGACCCACGTATCTTTGTTTGACGGCTCAGTCCAAGGCATCCATCGCAAAGATAAAGCGGCGTTCAGTTTTCAGGGTCACCCAGAGGCAAGCCCTGGCCCTCATGATGCCGCCCCATTATTTGACCATTTTATTGAGCTGATGACAGCGCGACAGGAAGGCTAAGCTGACATGCCAAAACGTACCGACATAAGCAGTATCTTGATTTTGGGTGCCGGTCCGATTGTTATCGGTCAGGCTTGCGAATTTGACTACTCGGGTGCTCAGGCGTGTAAAGCGCTGCGCGAAGAGGGTTACCGCGTCATTTTGGTGAACTCCAATCCCGCAACCATTATGACCGATCCGTCGATGGCTGATGCCACCTACATCGAGCCAATCGAGTGGGAAACGGTGTCCAAAATCATCGAAGCAGAACGTCCTGATGCCTTGCTACCCACGATGGGTGGCCAAACCGCATTGAACTGTGCCTTGGATTTGGATAAGCACGGTGTATTGAAAAAGTTCGGCGTTGAAATGATCGGTGCTACTAAAGAGGCCATCGATAAAGCAGAAGACCGGCAGTTGTTTGACGACGCCATGAAGCGTATCGGTCTGGAAACGCCTCGCGCAGCAACAGCGCGCTCGATGGAGCACGCTTTCGCCATACTCGAAGATATTGGTCTACCCTGCATTATTCGCCCTTCGTTTACG
This region includes:
- the carA gene encoding glutamine-hydrolyzing carbamoyl-phosphate synthase small subunit; its protein translation is MFTPAILALENGRVFRGEAIGATGSVVGEVVFNTAMTGYQEILTDPSYAKQIVTLTYPHIGNTGCNSEDEEASAVWAQGLVIRDLPLLASNYRSEEDLASYLKRHNILGIAEIDTRALTQVLREQGALAGCIMTGENIDEEAALAQAKAFAGLKGMDLAQEVTTQETFAWTHGSWVWNQGFSELQDERFHVVAYDFGAKRNILRMLVDRGCRLTVVPAKTPAAEVLTMNPDGVFLSNGPGDPEPCTYAIEAIQQILKTDIPVFGICLGHQLLGLASGAKTLKMKFGHHGANHPVQDLRDKTVMITSQNHGFAIDENNMPECLEVTHVSLFDGSVQGIHRKDKAAFSFQGHPEASPGPHDAAPLFDHFIELMTARQEG